A section of the Neofelis nebulosa isolate mNeoNeb1 chromosome 12, mNeoNeb1.pri, whole genome shotgun sequence genome encodes:
- the LOC131491555 gene encoding olfactory receptor 13C7-like has product MGKTNQSSVTEFVLLGLSGYPELEAIYFVMVLCMYLVILLGNGIIIIVSVCDSHLHTPMYFFLSNLSFLDICYTSSSIPLFLSSFLTSKKTISFSGCGVQMFLSFAMGATECVLLSMMAFDRYVAICNPLKYSVIMSKTSYMSMAAGSWIAGGVNSVLQTSLAMRLPFCGDNVINHFTCEILAVLKLACADISINVISMVIANVIFLVVPVLFIFVSYVFILSTILKIPSAEGKRKAFSTCSAHLTVVIIFYGTILFMYAKPKAKDFSGTDKVQVTDKIISLFYGVVTPMLNPLIYSLRNKDVKEAVKNMLCQKCSSEGMSML; this is encoded by the coding sequence atGGGAAAGACCAATCAGTCTTCTGTGACAGAATTTGTCCTACTGGGGCTTTCTGGCTATCCAGAGCTTGAGGCCATTTACTTTGTGATGGTGCTGTGTATGTACCTGGTTATCCTGCTGGGAAATGGAATCATCATCATTGTAAGTGTCTGTGACTCCCACTtgcacacccccatgtactttttcctcaGTAACTTATCATTCTTGGACATTTGCTATACCAGTTCTTCTATTCCCCTATTTCTCAGCAGCTTCTTAACTTCAAAGAAAACCATTTCCTTCTCTGGGTGTGGAGTGCAAATGTTTCTCTCCTTTGCTATGGGAGCCACAGAGTGTGTCCTTCTGAGCATGATGGCATttgaccgctatgtggccatctgtaacCCTCTGAAATACTCCGTTATTATGAGCAAGACTTCATACATGTCCATGGCTGCTGGGTCCTGGATTGCAGGGGGTGTCAATTCTGTGTTGCAAACCTCTCTTGCAATGCGGCTTCCTTTCTGTGGGGATAATGTCATTAATCATTTTACTTGTGAAATCTTGGCTGTCTTAAAATTGGCTTGTGCTGATATCTCCATAAATGTTATTAGCATGGTTATTGCTAACGTGATTTTTCTTGTGGTCCCagtacttttcatttttgtttcctatgTTTTCATTCTCTCCACTATCCTGAAGATTCCTTCTGCAGAGGGGAAGCGCaaagccttctccacctgctccGCCCACCTAACTGTGGTGATTATATTCTATGGAACCATCCTCTTCATGTATGCAAAACCCAAGGCTAAAGACTTTTCTGGTACAGACAAAGTACAAGTCACAGACAAAATCATCTCTCTCTTCTATGGAGTTGTGACACCTATGCTCAATCCCCTCATCTATAGTTTGAGGAACAAAGATGTGAAGGAAGCTGTGAAGAATATGCTGTGTCAGAAATGCTCCTCAGAGGGAATGTCAATGCTTTAA